A DNA window from Primulina tabacum isolate GXHZ01 chromosome 12, ASM2559414v2, whole genome shotgun sequence contains the following coding sequences:
- the LOC142521025 gene encoding putative HVA22-like protein g, protein MIGSLLTRGLLLILGYVYPAYECYKSVEMNKPDIEQLRFWCQYWILVACLTVCEWIGDMFIGWVPMYGEAKLAFFIYLWFPKTKGATYVYDSFFRPYVAKHETEIDRSLLELRTRAGDIALLYWQKAANYGQTRIFYVLQYIASQSSPPQRAQPSQQGTRVQKPAAPLNQGPGLTTQLQDEQPSSPALSDHQEDATDKAGPSENSKPAPTPVPPPAVPKELKTAPMQALIETVKISEELAMMHVDSVPSANGSAQPPPQDMILDGVERVTRARLRKTRAPPNHPNK, encoded by the exons ATGATAGGATCTTTACTGACGAGAGGACTTTT GTTGATTTTGGGTTATGTGTATCCTGCATATGAATGCTATAAATCCGTGGAAATGAACAAGCCTGACATCGAGCAACTTCGTTTTTGGTGCCAATATTG GATCTTGGTCGCTTGTTTGACTGTTTGTGAATGGATTGGTGATATGTTTATTGGCTG GGTTCCTATGTATGGCGAAGCTAAGTTGGCCTTCTTTATATACTTGTGGTTCCCTAAAACCAAG GGAGCAACATATGTCTATGATTCCTTCTTTAGACCCTATGTTGCAAAGCATGAAACAGAAATCGACCGTAGTCTGTTAGAACTGAGGACACGAGCTGGAGATATTGCTCTCTTGTACTGGCAAAAGGCAGCAAACTACGGGCAAACtagaattttttatgttttacagTATATTGCTTCACAATCATCCCCCCCACAACGAGCTCAG CCATCTCAGCAAGGCACCAGAGTTCAGAAACCCGCTGCACCATTAAATCAAGGACCAGGTCTAACAACACAGCTGCAAGATGAACAACCCTCTTCTCCTGCTTTGAGTGATCACCAAGAAGATGCAACAGACAAAGCAGGACCTTCGGAAAATTCGAAACCTGCTCCCACCCCTGTCCCCCCTCCCGCAGTCCCAAAAGAGCTGAAAACAGCGCCGATGCAAGCCCTTATTGAAACTgtcaaaatttcagaagaacTGGCAATGATGCATGTTGATTCAGTGCCTTCAGCGAATGGAAGTGCTCAACCTCCTCCTCAAGACATGATATTGGACGGAGTAGAACGAGTGACACGAGCAAGGCTTAGGAAAACACGTGCTCCCCCAAATCATCCGAATAAATAG
- the LOC142520849 gene encoding LOW QUALITY PROTEIN: tRNA (carboxymethyluridine(34)-5-O)-methyltransferase (The sequence of the model RefSeq protein was modified relative to this genomic sequence to represent the inferred CDS: deleted 1 base in 1 codon): MIFDAATTRTSLIKGFRAYSCLIFQTTDHLRGLCTMKEIEKDGSSSLSDVSEEMLNVLSPVAVKSDPRASSSNVQSTPEIEKKYVHRIYDAIAPHFSSTRFAKWPKVQLFLNSLPSGSLILDAGCGNGKYLGLNPKCYFVGCDISAPLIGICADKRHEVLVADAVNLPYRTGYVDAAISIAVLHHLSTECRRKKAVDELIRVVKMGGLVLITVWAREQEDKALVSKWTPLPQKYSEEWIGPGSPRIRSPSSSLALESIPENEENVSAEPSKYIPSVFLKGEFYEEMHANSSYGEDALASNNKKSRDCQQEYFVPWHLPYHRAEVSGASANAIANGWARKDDKKGAVVYDRYYHVFGEGELERLVSGVDGAVIVDQFYDKSNWCIILEKTSSLGR, translated from the exons ATGATTTTTGATGCTGCTACTACAAGAACATCTCTTATTAAAGGATTTCGGGCATACTCTTGTTTAATATTTCAAACAACTGACCATCTGAGAGGTTTATGTACCATGAAAGAAATAGAAAAGGATGGCTCCTCTAGTTTGTCCGATGTATCCGAAGAAATGTTAAACGTTTTATCTCCTGTTGCTGTGAAGTCTGACCCGAGAGCTTCCTCTTCAAATGTTCAATCGACCCCAGAAATTGAGAAGAAGTACGTTCATCGCATATATGACGCAATTGCTCCCCATTTTAGCTCTACTCGGTTTGCAAAATGGCCCAAAGTTCAACTGTTTCTGAACTCTTTGCCCTCAGGATCACTTATATTAGATGCAGGATGTGGAAATGGGAAATACTTGGGTTTGAATCCGAAATGCTATTTC GTCGGTTGTGATATCAGTGCCCCCCTTATTGGTATATGTGCGGATAAGAGGCATGAAGTTTTAGTTGCTGATGCAGTAAATCTTCCTTACCGAACTGGATATGTTGATGCAGCAATTTCTATAGCAGTGTTACATCACTTAAGCACGGAATGTAGGAGAAAGAAAGCTGTAGATGAATTAATTCGTGTTGTCAAGATGGGTGGCCTTGTTCTAATTACAGTTTGGGCTAGGGAACAAGAGGATAAAGCTTTGGTTAGCAAATGGACTCCCCTTCCTCAGAAGTACTCGGAGGAATGGATTGGGCCTGGAAGCCCCCGAATTCGCAGCCCTTCCTCTTCACTTGCTCTAGAAAGCATCCCAGAAAATGAGGAAAATGTTTCTGCAGAGCCGTCGAAGTATATTCCTTCTGTGTTCCTAAAAGGTGAATTTTATGAAGAAATGCATGCAAATTCTAGTTATGGAGAAGATGCATTGGCttctaataataaaaaaagCAGAGATTGTCAGCAGGAGTACTTTGTTCCTTGGCACTTACCCTATCATCGAGCTGAAGTGAGTGGAGCTTCTGCCAATGCCATAGCTAATGGTTGGGCAAGGAAAGATGACAAGAAGGGCGCTGTAGTCTATGACAGATATTATCATGTTTTTGGTGAAGGTGAACTTGAAAG GTTGGTGTCTGGTGTGGACGGTGCTGTCATCGTCGATCAATTTTACGACAAATCAAACTGGTGCATTATCCTTGAGAAAACTTCATCTCTGGGCCGGTGA